A region of Streptomyces halobius DNA encodes the following proteins:
- a CDS encoding ABC transporter ATP-binding protein, whose product MTTPTLTKPATADPVTTRPYAARIDHVSKSFGRPGAQQHVLDNISIDVAPGEFVCLLGASGCGKSTLLNLVAGLDAPSVGTIHTPGGRPALMFQEHALFPWLTAGRNVELALRLRGVPRAERRDEAERLLELVRLKGAYGKRVHELSGGMRQRVAMARALAQDSQLLLMDEPFAALDAITRDVLHDELTRIWQDANADGSGNGGLSVLFVTHNVREAVRLAQRVVLLSSRPGRIAREWQVDIPQPRRIEDAAVADLSIEITEQLRGEIRRHGQH is encoded by the coding sequence GGTCACGACCCGTCCGTACGCCGCTCGCATCGACCATGTCTCGAAGTCGTTCGGCCGTCCCGGCGCGCAGCAGCATGTGCTGGACAACATCAGCATCGATGTCGCACCGGGCGAATTCGTCTGCCTCCTGGGAGCCTCGGGCTGCGGCAAATCCACCCTGCTCAATCTCGTGGCAGGTCTCGACGCGCCGTCCGTCGGCACCATCCACACGCCCGGCGGCCGTCCGGCCCTGATGTTCCAGGAACACGCGCTGTTCCCGTGGCTGACCGCGGGCCGCAACGTCGAACTGGCACTGCGGCTGCGGGGGGTGCCGCGCGCGGAGCGCCGCGACGAGGCCGAGCGGCTGCTCGAACTCGTACGGCTCAAGGGCGCGTACGGCAAGCGGGTGCACGAACTGTCGGGCGGAATGCGCCAGCGCGTCGCGATGGCCCGCGCGCTCGCCCAGGACAGCCAACTGCTGCTGATGGACGAGCCGTTCGCCGCGCTCGACGCCATCACCCGGGACGTGCTGCACGACGAGCTGACCCGCATCTGGCAGGACGCGAACGCCGACGGCTCCGGCAATGGCGGCCTGTCGGTCCTCTTCGTCACCCATAACGTCCGCGAGGCCGTACGGCTGGCCCAGCGGGTGGTGCTGCTCTCCTCCCGTCCCGGCCGGATCGCCCGCGAGTGGCAGGTGGACATCCCGCAGCCGCGCCGCATCGAGGACGCCGCGGTCGCCGACCTGTCCATCGAGATCACCGAACAGCTGCGTGGGGAGATCCGCCGCCATGGCCAGCACTGA
- a CDS encoding ABC transporter permease, whose amino-acid sequence MASTETKAQSATGKAGQGAAGRADDTAGATTASAGDTSGDLAGLEAGLDALESTVVARQPWLRTVAAKAFPPLIAIAIVLALWQLAYHFQLKPHYLLPSPVDVGRSLQDKWLEGTLLSFVWTSVSRGALGFLASVALGTVLGLIVARVKVIRAAVGPILSGLQSLPSVAWVPAAIIWFGLSDATIYAVVLLGAVPSIANGLVAGVDQISPLYLRAGRTIGASGLSGVRHVLLPAALPGYISGLKQGWAFSWRSLMAAELIVNAADLGTGLGQLLEQGRELQDMSWVLSAILLILIVGIGIELLIFAPIERRVLRSRGLLIKS is encoded by the coding sequence ATGGCCAGCACTGAGACCAAGGCCCAGTCCGCCACCGGAAAGGCCGGGCAAGGCGCCGCCGGACGGGCCGATGACACAGCCGGTGCCACCACCGCCTCGGCAGGCGACACCTCCGGTGATCTCGCCGGTCTGGAGGCGGGCCTCGACGCGCTGGAATCCACCGTCGTCGCCCGGCAGCCCTGGCTGCGCACCGTCGCCGCAAAGGCGTTCCCTCCTCTCATCGCCATCGCGATCGTTCTCGCACTGTGGCAGCTCGCCTATCACTTCCAGCTCAAGCCGCACTACCTGCTGCCCAGCCCGGTCGACGTCGGCCGGTCGCTGCAGGACAAGTGGCTCGAAGGCACCCTGCTGAGCTTCGTGTGGACCAGCGTCTCCCGCGGCGCCCTCGGCTTCCTGGCCTCCGTCGCCCTCGGCACGGTGCTCGGGCTGATCGTCGCCCGGGTCAAGGTCATACGGGCCGCCGTCGGACCGATCCTCAGCGGTCTGCAGTCACTGCCCTCAGTGGCCTGGGTCCCGGCAGCGATCATCTGGTTCGGGCTGAGCGACGCCACGATCTACGCGGTGGTGCTGCTCGGCGCCGTCCCGTCCATCGCCAACGGGCTGGTGGCCGGCGTCGACCAGATCTCTCCCCTCTACTTGCGGGCGGGCCGCACCATCGGCGCGAGCGGTCTCTCCGGCGTCCGGCACGTTCTGCTGCCGGCCGCGCTGCCCGGCTACATCTCCGGACTCAAGCAGGGCTGGGCGTTCTCCTGGCGTTCCCTGATGGCCGCCGAACTCATCGTCAACGCGGCCGATCTGGGCACCGGCCTGGGCCAGCTCCTGGAACAGGGCCGTGAGCTCCAGGACATGTCCTGGGTGCTGTCCGCGATCCTGCTGATCCTGATCGTCGGTATCGGCATCGAGCTGCTGATCTTCGCCCCGATCGAGCGGCGCGTACTGCGCAGCCGCGGCCTCCTCATCAAGAGCTGA
- a CDS encoding sirohydrochlorin chelatase → MDARPTLLVIAHGSRDPRHAATVSALCARVRALRPGLRVEIGYLDFNAPSVPRALERLAAEGMRDVVALPLLLTRAFHAKSDIPSVLREAALRLPLLTVHQAEVLGPSSLLTAALERRLEEAGLRPGDRRSTGVVLASAGSSDPEAIAVIAETAREWRRTAGWCAVRPAFASASLPRTADAVRALRADGVDRVAVAPYVVAPGFLPDRIATGAREAGADILAPVLGPAPELARLLLRRYDESAEARLDVSALAA, encoded by the coding sequence ATGGACGCACGCCCCACTCTCCTCGTCATCGCCCACGGCAGCCGCGACCCACGGCACGCGGCGACCGTCTCCGCGCTCTGCGCACGGGTCCGGGCACTGCGCCCCGGGCTGCGTGTCGAGATCGGCTACCTCGACTTCAACGCGCCCAGCGTGCCCCGTGCGCTGGAGCGTCTGGCGGCCGAAGGCATGCGGGATGTGGTGGCCCTGCCTCTCCTCCTTACTCGCGCCTTCCACGCGAAGTCCGATATTCCGTCGGTACTGCGGGAGGCCGCGCTACGGCTGCCCCTGCTGACCGTCCACCAGGCCGAGGTGCTCGGCCCCTCCTCCCTCCTGACCGCCGCGCTGGAGCGCCGGCTGGAGGAAGCCGGGCTGCGGCCCGGCGACCGTCGCTCGACCGGGGTCGTCCTGGCCTCGGCGGGCTCCAGTGACCCGGAGGCGATCGCAGTGATCGCTGAAACCGCGCGGGAGTGGCGGCGCACCGCTGGTTGGTGTGCCGTGCGGCCTGCGTTCGCCTCCGCATCTCTGCCCCGTACGGCCGACGCCGTACGGGCCCTGCGAGCCGATGGCGTCGACCGGGTGGCCGTCGCCCCATACGTCGTCGCACCCGGCTTCCTCCCGGACCGCATCGCCACCGGCGCCCGGGAAGCCGGCGCCGACATCCTCGCCCCGGTGCTCGGCCCCGCCCCCGAACTGGCCCGCCTCCTGCTCCGCCGCTACGACGAGTCGGCCGAGGCCCGTCTGGATGTGTCTGCGCTGGCGGCCTGA